From a region of the Temnothorax longispinosus isolate EJ_2023e unplaced genomic scaffold, Tlon_JGU_v1 HiC_scaffold_916, whole genome shotgun sequence genome:
- the LOC139825090 gene encoding uncharacterized protein: MDKGIAVLFILCEARTQLVYESIWKEVIKLAPDLQSNLRFIMCDYEKASMNAVHKQFPQASLRGCWFHYCQAVLKKWKRLELLTAPYKIVSMAMTLALAPPEMFSEGLNLMQTIADEEYNNYPNILHFMRYMRSTWLPISKKISVYGCPIRTNNLVESFHSIMLKKIHMIHPNLWVFL, translated from the exons ATGGATAag ggTATTGCAGTATTATTCATTCTGTGTGAAGCAAGAACACAATTAGTTTACGAATCTATATGGAAAGAAGTTATCAAATTAGCTCCAGACCTGCAATCTAATTTGCGCTTCATAATGTGTGATTACGAAAAAGCGTCGATGAATGCTGTTCACAAACAATTTCCCCAAGCATCTTTGCGAGGCTGCTGGTTTCACTATTGtcaa gCTGTTCTGAAAAAGTGGAAGCGATTGGAACTTCTTACTGCaccatataaaatagtatCTATGGCAATGACATTAGCATTAGCACCACCTGAAATGTTTTCTGAAGGCTTAAATCTCATGCAGACAATTGCggatgaagaatataataattatcctAACATATTGCACTTTATGAGATATATGAGAAGTACATGGCTCccaatatctaaaaaaataagtgtgtATGGATGTCCAATTAGGACTAATAATCTTGTGGAATCATTTCATAGtattatgttgaaaaaaattcatatgaTTCATCCGAATCTTTGGGTCTTTTTAg